One window of Mesorhizobium loti R88b genomic DNA carries:
- a CDS encoding MFS transporter — MATSQSRSGLGAGVLFILSIACGVSVATIYFPQAITLLIASDLHVAPEAAATVVTMAQLGYALGLLLLVPLGDRLSHRPLVATLLTLTALSLLVASRAPTLSILAVASLVTGFTTVVPQILLPMAAGLVGPERRGAVTGTLLSGLLGGILLARTFGGVLGEHLGWRGPYVIAASVLLVFAVLLAIVLPKTTPTSSQRYPSLIAAAFVLFRQEPELRRSCFYQALMFGSFTAAWTSIALVLGGPLYGLGSQAVGLIALVGAASVLCTPIVGRLIDRKGSDFVNWLSFAGAILAAAILLGGQFGAHFGLMALAAGMLVLDLAVQCGQAANQARVFALRPEARSRMNTAYMTSAFLGGSAGSWIGVKAYGQWGWPGVCALIALAATAALARHAARALR; from the coding sequence TTGGCCACCAGCCAGAGCCGTTCGGGCCTCGGCGCTGGCGTGCTCTTCATCCTTTCCATTGCCTGTGGTGTAAGCGTTGCCACCATCTACTTTCCGCAGGCCATAACCCTGCTGATTGCATCGGACCTGCATGTCGCCCCTGAAGCCGCCGCCACTGTCGTCACAATGGCGCAGCTTGGCTATGCCTTGGGCCTGCTGCTGTTGGTCCCCTTGGGCGACCGGCTGTCCCACCGTCCCCTGGTTGCAACATTGTTGACCTTGACGGCCCTTTCGTTGCTGGTTGCAAGCCGGGCGCCGACACTTTCGATCCTGGCTGTTGCCAGCCTGGTGACGGGTTTCACGACCGTTGTGCCGCAAATCCTGTTACCGATGGCGGCCGGGCTGGTGGGACCCGAACGGCGGGGCGCCGTCACCGGCACGCTTCTAAGCGGGTTGCTGGGCGGCATTCTCCTGGCGCGAACCTTTGGCGGGGTCCTGGGCGAGCATCTGGGTTGGCGTGGACCCTACGTCATCGCGGCGTCCGTGCTGCTCGTGTTCGCGGTTCTGCTGGCCATCGTCTTGCCGAAGACCACGCCGACATCGTCGCAGCGCTATCCTTCGCTGATCGCCGCGGCCTTCGTCCTGTTCCGTCAGGAGCCGGAACTGCGCCGATCCTGCTTCTATCAGGCACTGATGTTCGGCAGTTTCACCGCGGCCTGGACCAGCATAGCTCTGGTGCTTGGCGGCCCCCTTTACGGCCTTGGCAGCCAGGCCGTCGGATTGATCGCGCTGGTCGGCGCGGCAAGTGTTCTGTGCACGCCAATCGTCGGCCGGCTGATAGACCGCAAGGGCTCGGACTTCGTCAATTGGCTTTCCTTTGCCGGGGCCATCCTGGCGGCAGCGATACTTCTTGGCGGTCAGTTCGGAGCCCATTTCGGCCTGATGGCGCTGGCCGCCGGCATGCTTGTCCTCGACCTCGCGGTGCAGTGTGGCCAGGCGGCCAACCAGGCGCGCGTCTTTGCCCTTCGCCCCGAGGCCCGCAGCAGAATGAACACCGCCTACATGACCTCCGCCTTTCTCGGTGGAAGCGCCGGCTCATGGATTGGCGTCAAGGCCTATGGGCAATGGGGCTGGCCGGGCGTCTGCGCCCTGATCGCTCTCGCGGCAACGGCAGCCCTGGCACGGCATGCCGCAAGGGCGTTGCGCTGA
- the rlmN gene encoding 23S rRNA (adenine(2503)-C(2))-methyltransferase RlmN, whose amino-acid sequence MTLSFDLTTEGARDALRARAAPEKPSLIGLTRAELGEALVASGIVPERQAKMRAQQLWHWMYVRGVSDFPGMLNISKDLRAELDKHFTVARPEIVEEQISSDGTRKWLFRFPPRGAGRPVEIETVYIPEEGRGTLCISSQVGCTLTCSFCHTGTQKLVRNLTAEEILAQLLTARDRLGDFPDRNTPDGAIVPAEGRKVSNIVMMGMGEPLYNFEAVKKALLIASDGDGLSLSKRRITLSTSGVVPEIFRTGEEIGVMLAISLHATNDDLRDLLVPINKKYPLSELIAACRAYPGLSNAKRITFEYVMLKDVNDSIEDAKGLIKLLKGIPAKINLIPFNPWPGTNYQCSDWETIEKFADYINNAGYASPIRTPRGRDILAACGQLKSDSERMRKVDRLALEAMMIAGHGEA is encoded by the coding sequence ATGACCCTTTCCTTCGACCTCACCACTGAGGGTGCCCGCGACGCGTTGCGCGCCCGCGCCGCGCCCGAGAAGCCGTCGCTGATCGGCCTGACACGTGCCGAGCTCGGTGAGGCGCTCGTCGCCTCCGGTATTGTGCCGGAGCGCCAGGCAAAAATGCGCGCCCAGCAGCTCTGGCACTGGATGTATGTGCGCGGCGTTTCCGACTTCCCCGGCATGCTCAATATCTCGAAGGATTTGCGCGCCGAGCTCGACAAGCATTTTACGGTCGCGCGGCCCGAAATCGTCGAGGAACAGATCTCTTCCGACGGCACCCGCAAATGGCTGTTCCGCTTTCCGCCGCGCGGCGCTGGCCGCCCGGTCGAGATCGAGACCGTCTACATCCCCGAGGAGGGCCGCGGCACGCTCTGCATCTCCTCGCAGGTCGGCTGCACGCTGACCTGCTCGTTCTGCCACACCGGCACACAGAAGCTGGTGCGCAATCTGACGGCGGAAGAGATTCTCGCCCAATTGCTCACCGCGCGCGACCGGCTGGGCGACTTCCCCGATCGCAATACGCCGGACGGCGCCATCGTGCCGGCCGAAGGTCGCAAAGTGTCCAACATCGTCATGATGGGCATGGGCGAGCCGCTCTACAATTTCGAGGCGGTGAAGAAGGCGCTGCTGATCGCTTCCGACGGTGACGGCCTTTCCCTGTCGAAGCGCCGCATCACCCTGTCGACGTCCGGCGTTGTGCCCGAAATCTTCCGCACCGGCGAAGAGATCGGCGTCATGCTGGCGATCTCGCTGCACGCCACCAACGACGATCTGCGCGACCTCCTGGTGCCGATCAACAAGAAGTATCCGCTGAGCGAGCTGATCGCCGCCTGCCGCGCCTATCCCGGCCTGTCCAACGCCAAGCGCATCACCTTCGAATATGTGATGCTGAAGGACGTCAACGATTCCATCGAGGACGCCAAGGGCCTGATCAAGCTGCTCAAGGGCATTCCGGCCAAGATCAACCTGATCCCGTTCAACCCGTGGCCGGGCACCAACTACCAGTGCTCGGACTGGGAAACGATCGAGAAGTTCGCCGACTACATCAACAATGCCGGCTATGCCTCGCCGATCCGCACCCCGCGCGGCCGCGACATCCTCGCCGCCTGCGGTCAGCTGAAGTCGGACTCGGAGCGCATGCGCAAGGTCGACCGGCTGGCGCTGGAAGCCATGATGATCGCGGGGCACGGCGAGGCGTGA
- a CDS encoding TetR/AcrR family transcriptional regulator yields MAGRPREFDRNEALAKARDAFWSHGYEGTSINDLVAALGLASSRIYAAFGTKEELFREAVLLYRDGEGGRAIKALQAGSTVTEGIEQMLRVAIATYTQPGRPRGCMVVIAAANCSADNASVMNWLAGHRRARTQAIFDRLQKGVEDGELPPLADVAALADYFSALMSGFSTQARDGVSRGKLLAVIPMAMRVLREQQH; encoded by the coding sequence ATGGCAGGACGACCTCGGGAGTTCGACCGCAATGAAGCACTGGCAAAAGCGCGCGACGCGTTCTGGAGCCATGGCTATGAGGGCACCTCGATCAACGATCTGGTCGCGGCTCTTGGACTTGCATCGAGCCGCATCTACGCTGCTTTCGGCACCAAGGAAGAACTGTTTCGGGAGGCGGTCTTGCTCTATCGCGACGGCGAGGGTGGCCGGGCGATAAAGGCGCTGCAAGCCGGTTCGACCGTGACTGAAGGGATCGAACAGATGTTGCGGGTCGCCATTGCCACCTACACGCAACCGGGCCGGCCACGAGGCTGCATGGTCGTGATCGCGGCGGCAAACTGCTCGGCCGACAACGCGTCCGTCATGAACTGGCTGGCCGGCCACCGGCGCGCGCGGACCCAGGCCATCTTCGATCGCTTGCAGAAAGGCGTCGAGGACGGGGAACTTCCTCCGCTTGCCGATGTGGCGGCTCTGGCGGACTATTTCAGTGCGCTGATGTCTGGCTTCTCGACACAGGCACGGGATGGCGTATCGCGAGGCAAGCTGCTCGCGGTGATACCCATGGCCATGCGGGTGCTGCGGGAGCAGCAACACTGA